From Streptomyces zhihengii, the proteins below share one genomic window:
- a CDS encoding TetR/AcrR family transcriptional regulator, producing MATNWREKRRASAVAEIKDVAKELLVKGGPGAVSLRAISREMGMTPSALYRYYPSLEALLADVRSDLFQELGAVTTLARDGVAGGDPLPRLLAMARAFRDWGLEHRAEFGLMLGPPPPGAERGDSPEPDYAPACVGVTFLGEIAELDRRGQLRTPPVELIEDRLAPGLRDYLEGQEGLPLPVIFAFLAAWARLYGIIAMEIFGHMDWAVTDSGALFETELINFAQQLSGTDYDGS from the coding sequence ATGGCAACGAACTGGCGTGAGAAGCGGCGCGCGTCCGCCGTGGCCGAGATCAAGGACGTGGCCAAGGAGCTGCTGGTCAAGGGCGGTCCGGGCGCGGTGTCGCTGCGGGCCATCTCACGCGAGATGGGCATGACGCCCTCCGCGCTGTACCGCTACTACCCGAGCCTGGAGGCGCTGCTCGCGGACGTGCGCAGCGACCTCTTCCAGGAGCTGGGCGCCGTCACCACCCTCGCGCGCGACGGCGTCGCCGGGGGCGATCCGCTGCCCCGCCTGCTGGCGATGGCACGCGCCTTCCGGGACTGGGGGCTGGAGCACCGCGCCGAGTTCGGGCTGATGCTCGGACCGCCGCCGCCGGGCGCGGAACGCGGCGACTCGCCCGAGCCGGACTACGCGCCGGCCTGCGTGGGCGTGACCTTCCTCGGCGAGATCGCCGAGCTGGACCGGCGCGGTCAGCTCCGCACCCCGCCGGTCGAGCTCATCGAGGACCGTCTCGCCCCGGGCCTGCGGGACTATCTGGAGGGCCAGGAGGGGCTGCCCCTCCCGGTGATCTTCGCCTTCCTGGCCGCCTGGGCACGGCTCTACGGCATCATCGCCATGGAGATCTTCGGCCACATGGACTGGGCGGTGACCGACAGCGGCGCCCTCTTCGAGACCGAGCTCATCAACTTCGCGCAGCAGCTCTCCGGCACCGACTACGACGGCTCCTGA
- a CDS encoding macrolide family glycosyltransferase, producing MSSRSRHIAFFNVPAPGHLMPTLAVAEELVRQGHRVSYPATAAHAEDVASTGADVVPYESTIDVQRDFPAGTENWLAKVLLSGVREGIHTTSLFDAHFAGDRPDAVVYDGYVRWIGELFAEKWRVPAVRLFPVGCVSQHVTPAAIGDAAYAELTGEMGRFAAMNGIDPEFGFHGLKGDPDALKIVFYPKRFGYVDAETDDRFRFVGPCLRAKSLEGDWQPPASGRPVALLSLGTSFNQQPELFRMCIEAFEDLPWHLVVAVGPGVDPASLGPLPPDVEVHPWVPFQAVLEHARLMVCSGGTGTVMHALHTGTPLVVLPQLAAADGLARQLEEFNVGRMIGREEASAKAVRAAVLDLASDGSAAQATREMQRHVLDSGGAVRAAAEILAHIDGAA from the coding sequence GTGAGCAGCCGCAGCCGGCACATCGCCTTCTTCAACGTCCCCGCCCCGGGGCATCTGATGCCCACGCTCGCGGTCGCCGAGGAACTGGTGCGGCAGGGCCATCGCGTGAGCTATCCGGCGACCGCGGCCCACGCCGAGGACGTGGCGTCCACGGGCGCCGACGTCGTCCCGTACGAGTCCACCATCGACGTGCAGCGCGACTTCCCGGCCGGCACCGAGAACTGGCTGGCCAAGGTCCTGCTCAGCGGTGTGCGCGAGGGCATCCACACCACGTCGCTGTTCGACGCGCACTTCGCCGGCGACCGCCCGGACGCCGTCGTCTACGACGGCTACGTGCGGTGGATCGGTGAGCTGTTCGCCGAGAAGTGGCGGGTGCCGGCCGTCCGGCTGTTCCCGGTGGGCTGTGTCAGCCAGCACGTCACACCGGCCGCCATCGGCGACGCCGCCTACGCCGAACTGACCGGGGAGATGGGCCGGTTCGCCGCGATGAACGGCATCGACCCGGAGTTCGGCTTCCACGGGCTGAAGGGCGACCCCGACGCGCTGAAGATCGTCTTCTATCCGAAGCGCTTCGGCTACGTCGACGCCGAGACCGACGACAGGTTCCGCTTCGTCGGGCCGTGCCTGCGGGCCAAGTCGCTGGAGGGCGACTGGCAGCCGCCGGCGAGCGGCAGGCCGGTGGCGCTGCTGTCCCTGGGCACCAGCTTCAACCAGCAGCCCGAGCTCTTCCGGATGTGCATCGAGGCGTTCGAGGACCTGCCGTGGCACCTGGTGGTCGCGGTGGGGCCCGGTGTCGACCCGGCCTCGCTGGGGCCGCTGCCGCCGGACGTGGAGGTGCATCCGTGGGTGCCCTTCCAGGCCGTCCTGGAGCACGCGCGGCTGATGGTGTGCTCCGGCGGCACGGGCACCGTGATGCACGCGCTGCACACGGGCACCCCGCTGGTGGTACTGCCCCAGCTCGCCGCGGCTGACGGGCTGGCGCGCCAGCTGGAGGAGTTCAACGTGGGCCGGATGATCGGCCGGGAGGAGGCGTCGGCGAAGGCCGTGCGGGCGGCGGTGCTCGATCTCGCGTCCGACGGGTCGGCGGCACAGGCCACCCGGGAGATGCAGCGCCATGTCCTCGACTCGGGCGGCGCCGTGCGCGCCGCGGCCGAGATCCTGGCGCACATCGACGGCGCCGCGTAG
- a CDS encoding ABC transporter ATP-binding protein, protein MSTQTQAPAGPDRPGDVTATPAIEISGLTKTYGSSDTPSVDNVSLSVPAGTVFGFLGPNGAGKTTTIKILAGLLSPTSGRTRLNGYDVAKQRSAAMQQFGAVLEGSRNVYWTLSAWQNLQYFGRLKGMRGADVQVRAEELLKGLDLWDRRDEKVGGYSRGMQQKVAVATALIADPPIVLLDEPTLGLDVEATRTVMEWIRTLSRERGKTVLLTTHQMNVVEELCDRVAVIRKGQVIADMSTDRLLSQFRERDAYEVRIEGDLPELSLPAGFTATSAEGATIVTGRVAEPQEIYALVDRLREQHAVVQSLSQVAPDLEDVFMGLIKAPAHD, encoded by the coding sequence GTGAGTACCCAGACCCAGGCACCGGCGGGCCCCGACCGGCCGGGAGACGTCACCGCAACCCCCGCGATCGAGATCAGCGGGCTGACCAAGACGTACGGCTCGTCCGACACGCCGTCCGTCGACAACGTGTCCCTGTCGGTCCCGGCCGGCACGGTCTTCGGCTTCCTGGGCCCCAACGGCGCCGGGAAGACCACGACGATCAAGATCCTGGCGGGGCTGCTGTCCCCCACGTCCGGCAGGACCCGGCTGAACGGCTACGACGTCGCCAAGCAGCGCTCGGCCGCGATGCAGCAGTTCGGCGCGGTCCTGGAGGGCTCGCGCAACGTCTACTGGACGCTCTCCGCCTGGCAGAACCTCCAGTACTTCGGCCGCCTCAAGGGCATGCGCGGCGCCGATGTGCAGGTGCGCGCGGAGGAACTGCTCAAGGGCCTCGACCTGTGGGACCGCCGGGACGAGAAGGTCGGCGGCTACTCACGCGGTATGCAGCAGAAGGTCGCGGTGGCCACCGCGCTCATCGCCGACCCGCCCATCGTGCTGCTCGACGAGCCGACCCTGGGCCTGGACGTCGAGGCGACCCGCACCGTCATGGAGTGGATCCGCACCCTGTCCCGCGAACGCGGCAAGACCGTGCTGCTCACCACCCACCAGATGAACGTGGTGGAGGAGCTGTGCGACCGGGTCGCGGTCATCCGCAAGGGCCAGGTCATCGCGGACATGTCGACCGACCGGCTGCTGTCGCAGTTCCGCGAGCGCGACGCCTACGAGGTCCGCATCGAGGGCGACCTGCCGGAGCTGTCGCTGCCGGCCGGCTTCACCGCCACGAGCGCCGAAGGAGCCACGATCGTCACGGGCCGGGTGGCCGAGCCGCAGGAGATCTACGCCCTGGTGGACCGGCTGCGCGAGCAGCACGCCGTGGTGCAGTCGCTCTCCCAGGTGGCGCCCGACCTGGAGGACGTGTTCATGGGTCTCATCAAGGCGCCCGCCCATGACTAG
- a CDS encoding ABC transporter permease produces the protein MTSLAPLPAQRAARPAAGWKLTPRTGMSVLGAEIRKGLLSQLAHPVGHIIMLTISTVLYLGMQYVMGQGELRRDLIPETLVAISGYWFLHYGSLVMVADLVEEKRGGTYAQSHMSPAPPWVFMMGRLFTASLMGLMVAVVATVVPMLVTGVTIPLKFAALLPYALVVVNVLAFTFVLAAIAINSPMVGALHSLFTSLVILLNGSMMPLGLYPDWLAVVARFLPTTLGIEATTKVLFDGASLGDIWSDGTLPWLLAYTFALVLFGGWIFARNQRRAVRDGRLGQY, from the coding sequence ATGACTAGCCTCGCCCCCCTCCCCGCACAGCGCGCGGCCCGCCCGGCCGCCGGCTGGAAGCTCACCCCGCGCACCGGAATGAGCGTGCTGGGCGCCGAGATCCGCAAGGGTCTGCTGTCCCAGCTCGCCCACCCGGTCGGCCACATCATCATGCTGACCATCAGCACGGTGCTGTACCTCGGCATGCAGTACGTGATGGGCCAGGGCGAGCTGCGCCGCGACCTGATCCCGGAGACCCTGGTCGCCATCAGCGGCTACTGGTTCCTGCACTACGGCAGCCTCGTCATGGTGGCCGACCTGGTCGAGGAGAAGCGCGGCGGGACGTACGCCCAGAGCCACATGTCGCCCGCTCCCCCGTGGGTGTTCATGATGGGGCGGCTGTTCACGGCCTCCCTGATGGGCCTGATGGTCGCCGTGGTCGCCACCGTGGTGCCGATGCTGGTGACCGGGGTGACGATCCCGCTGAAGTTCGCGGCGCTGCTGCCCTACGCGCTCGTCGTGGTCAACGTGCTGGCGTTCACCTTCGTGCTCGCCGCCATCGCGATCAACTCCCCTATGGTCGGCGCCCTCCACTCGCTGTTCACCTCGCTCGTCATCCTGCTGAACGGCTCGATGATGCCGCTCGGTCTGTACCCGGACTGGCTGGCGGTGGTCGCGCGCTTCCTGCCGACCACGCTCGGGATCGAGGCGACGACGAAGGTCCTCTTCGACGGGGCGTCGCTCGGGGACATCTGGTCGGACGGGACGCTGCCCTGGCTGCTGGCGTACACGTTCGCCCTCGTCCTCTTCGGCGGGTGGATCTTCGCCCGCAACCAACGCCGTGCCGTCCGCGACGGCCGGCTCGGCCAGTACTGA
- a CDS encoding ABC transporter permease, with product MTTLTPIADRVGPAPAAGRPGAATYYNGFRNEVHKGLLNFAAGWREVVIQMITFPVFFLLLVLFMGKGQLKDELLLPGLLGMVSLTFIHEQVNRAFWSYLGDMQSGVLEQTYLTPLPSWTLILGRQVAAVVSALPSALSVLVVGVITIEARGGDTPFDVQILLPLASIVLGTCGLALILCGLTLVFKRIEIITQFSMAIWFIAGGTFVPLDNVPDVTAFLSRLLVPIAPGIEAIRDVLVGGHSLLDLQTGWGLWWVIVQPLLLVGIGVVLFGRLEHVARRRGTLGRY from the coding sequence ATGACGACGCTCACTCCCATCGCCGACCGCGTCGGCCCGGCCCCTGCCGCCGGCCGGCCGGGCGCCGCCACGTACTACAACGGCTTCAGGAACGAGGTGCACAAGGGGCTGCTGAACTTCGCCGCCGGCTGGCGCGAGGTCGTGATCCAGATGATCACCTTCCCCGTCTTCTTCCTGCTGCTCGTCCTGTTCATGGGCAAGGGGCAGCTCAAGGACGAGCTGCTGCTGCCCGGCCTGCTCGGCATGGTGTCGCTGACGTTCATCCACGAGCAGGTGAACCGGGCCTTCTGGAGCTACCTCGGCGACATGCAGTCGGGTGTGCTCGAACAGACCTATCTGACGCCGCTGCCGTCCTGGACGCTGATCCTCGGCCGCCAGGTCGCCGCGGTGGTGTCGGCCCTGCCGAGCGCGCTGTCGGTGCTCGTCGTCGGTGTGATCACCATCGAGGCACGCGGCGGGGACACGCCGTTCGACGTGCAGATCCTGCTGCCGCTGGCCTCCATCGTGCTCGGGACCTGCGGTCTGGCGCTGATCCTGTGCGGCCTGACCCTGGTGTTCAAGCGGATCGAGATCATCACCCAGTTCTCGATGGCCATCTGGTTCATCGCCGGCGGCACCTTCGTGCCGCTGGACAACGTGCCCGACGTGACGGCCTTCCTCAGCCGGCTGCTGGTGCCGATCGCACCCGGCATCGAGGCCATCCGGGACGTCCTGGTCGGCGGCCACTCGCTGCTGGACCTCCAGACCGGCTGGGGCCTGTGGTGGGTGATCGTCCAGCCGCTGCTGCTGGTCGGCATCGGCGTGGTGCTCTTCGGCCGGCTGGAGCACGTGGCCAGGCGCCGGGGCACCCTGGGCCGGTACTGA
- a CDS encoding SagB family peptide dehydrogenase yields the protein MTTMARAHGTEGTAGRRHSLGVALDKDGALAERLLLAAVAPWAAAREAAGDVRGWFAERTDEDGGRLTVHLHGPDDGALAALGDALRAAVPDPAAVDAGPVAGPGPDTAPFGGDEGFARCLPHLASTARTALAVLRATPSREKRLRAAAALLLASATAARPEPRHAASWLRTHTSTLAADRHAARSAAEQDHFRNEAEWRQRHTATRAELALPGTTVGDWYRDQCALLAALVPAHEAGLLTAAPGEVLRTVARLLANHLGLTAQDEAYAAWLVSMDLVSGGPRVPYFADTQLAPDRLLHEHGKFFDARLMDQRPDMPGATAEGRQELPTPLARIALERPAVPAGAPAFEEVLLARRSAYGTYRGPFTLGDLGTLLYFSAGVTARKTMPGADASYPVRPYPSGGTRYPLRVLLHCHDVEGLGRGTYLYDPEGHALELIGDEDIRAELMRMAPATDPSVVFPPKAGGNLHVDDCPLWVFTVADLTFQRLHYGLRSYRLVLQESGHLAQNLALVATWLGKSSVGIGGFYDDTVNAALGLDGVDSSVVYVHLVGAVEPPSPH from the coding sequence ATGACGACAATGGCGCGGGCGCACGGCACGGAGGGTACGGCGGGACGCCGGCACTCCCTGGGCGTGGCGCTCGACAAGGACGGGGCACTGGCGGAGCGCCTGCTCCTGGCGGCCGTCGCCCCCTGGGCGGCCGCGCGCGAGGCGGCCGGCGACGTGCGCGGCTGGTTCGCCGAGCGCACCGACGAGGACGGCGGGCGGCTCACCGTCCACCTCCACGGCCCGGACGACGGCGCCCTCGCGGCGCTCGGCGACGCGCTCCGTGCCGCGGTCCCCGACCCGGCGGCCGTCGACGCCGGCCCGGTGGCCGGACCCGGCCCCGACACGGCCCCGTTCGGCGGCGACGAGGGGTTCGCCCGCTGCCTGCCGCACCTCGCCTCCACCGCGCGGACCGCTCTCGCCGTGCTGCGCGCCACGCCCTCGCGCGAGAAGCGCCTGCGGGCCGCCGCCGCGCTGCTGCTCGCCTCCGCCACGGCGGCCCGCCCGGAGCCGCGGCACGCGGCGTCCTGGCTGCGCACCCACACCTCCACCCTGGCCGCCGACCGGCACGCGGCCCGCAGCGCGGCGGAGCAGGACCACTTCCGCAACGAGGCCGAATGGCGGCAGCGGCACACCGCCACCCGCGCCGAACTGGCCCTGCCCGGGACCACGGTGGGCGACTGGTACCGCGACCAGTGCGCGCTGCTGGCCGCCTTGGTGCCGGCGCACGAGGCCGGACTGCTCACCGCCGCTCCCGGCGAGGTGCTGCGGACCGTCGCCCGGCTGCTGGCGAACCACCTGGGGCTCACCGCGCAGGACGAGGCGTACGCGGCCTGGCTGGTGTCGATGGACCTGGTGTCCGGCGGGCCCCGGGTGCCCTACTTCGCCGACACCCAGCTCGCCCCGGACCGGCTGCTGCACGAGCACGGCAAGTTCTTCGACGCCCGGCTCATGGACCAGCGCCCCGACATGCCCGGCGCGACCGCCGAGGGGCGCCAGGAACTCCCGACGCCGCTCGCGCGCATCGCGCTGGAGCGCCCCGCCGTGCCGGCCGGCGCCCCCGCCTTCGAGGAGGTGCTGCTCGCCCGGCGCAGCGCGTACGGCACCTACCGCGGGCCGTTCACCCTCGGCGACCTGGGCACGCTGCTGTACTTCTCGGCCGGGGTCACGGCGCGCAAGACCATGCCGGGGGCGGACGCCTCGTACCCGGTGCGCCCGTACCCGAGCGGCGGCACCCGCTACCCGCTGCGGGTCCTGCTCCACTGCCACGACGTCGAGGGGCTCGGGCGCGGGACGTACCTCTACGACCCCGAGGGCCACGCGCTGGAGCTGATCGGCGACGAGGACATCCGCGCCGAGCTGATGCGGATGGCGCCCGCCACCGACCCGAGCGTGGTCTTCCCGCCCAAGGCGGGCGGGAACCTGCACGTCGACGACTGTCCGCTGTGGGTGTTCACGGTCGCGGACCTGACCTTCCAGAGACTCCACTACGGCCTGCGCTCCTATCGTCTCGTCCTTCAGGAGAGCGGCCACCTCGCGCAGAACCTGGCGCTCGTCGCGACGTGGCTGGGCAAGTCGTCGGTGGGGATAGGCGGTTTCTACGACGACACGGTCAACGCGGCTCTGGGGCTCGACGGCGTCGACTCCTCCGTCGTCTACGTCCACCTGGTCGGTGCGGTGGAGCCCCCTTCGCCGCACTGA
- a CDS encoding FAD-dependent oxidoreductase codes for MKSIKVLVAGGGIGGLALAVALRERGIAVEVFERARGFGNTGSGIELTPNGVKSVDRISAGLGEAVRRAGWSSESHACDMPIMSSEGKLLKSREVGNFPAKWGAPMIGILRADLHRILADAVSRPGAAPVTVHHQAAVVGAATDGRTGSLTLADGRTVTGDVVVGADGVRSTLRGIVAGEVPPRYLGFTSVRGISKRPPQHGDGFVFVGPGGHFFAEAFDDTRLFWTATVNSPEHVWPAKPVEQAKADLLELWGGWSSPLPETVASCALEDMVVTDVHDCPPLKRYHTGRLVLLGDAAHPIGPVLGQGANMALEDVATLACLLAEQDVPAALRQYGRVRSRRANKIVQHSRLLARLGHTTNPLVGRIRDALISSMKRREETYRDKELFSYSP; via the coding sequence ATGAAGTCGATCAAAGTACTCGTCGCCGGCGGGGGGATAGGCGGGCTCGCCCTCGCCGTAGCCCTGCGCGAACGCGGCATCGCCGTGGAGGTCTTCGAACGCGCCCGGGGGTTCGGGAATACCGGTTCAGGCATCGAACTGACGCCCAACGGCGTGAAATCGGTGGACCGGATCAGCGCCGGACTGGGCGAGGCCGTGCGCCGGGCCGGCTGGTCCAGCGAGAGCCACGCCTGCGACATGCCCATCATGTCCTCGGAGGGCAAGCTCCTGAAGAGCCGCGAGGTCGGCAACTTCCCGGCCAAGTGGGGCGCCCCGATGATCGGCATCCTGCGGGCCGACCTCCACCGGATCCTCGCCGACGCGGTGAGCCGCCCGGGCGCCGCGCCCGTGACGGTGCACCACCAGGCGGCCGTGGTGGGGGCGGCCACCGACGGGCGGACCGGGAGCCTGACCCTGGCCGACGGCCGCACCGTCACCGGCGACGTGGTCGTCGGCGCGGACGGGGTGCGCTCCACCCTGCGCGGGATCGTCGCCGGGGAGGTGCCGCCGCGGTACCTCGGGTTCACCTCCGTCCGCGGCATCTCCAAGCGGCCGCCGCAGCACGGCGACGGCTTCGTCTTCGTCGGCCCGGGCGGCCACTTCTTCGCCGAGGCGTTCGACGACACCCGGCTGTTCTGGACGGCGACGGTGAACTCCCCCGAGCACGTCTGGCCGGCCAAGCCGGTGGAGCAGGCCAAGGCGGACCTGCTGGAGCTGTGGGGCGGCTGGTCGTCCCCGCTCCCGGAGACCGTGGCGTCCTGCGCGCTGGAGGACATGGTCGTCACCGACGTCCACGACTGCCCGCCGCTGAAGCGGTACCACACCGGGCGGCTCGTGCTGCTCGGGGACGCCGCGCATCCGATCGGCCCGGTGCTCGGCCAGGGCGCCAACATGGCGCTGGAGGACGTCGCGACGCTGGCCTGCCTGCTGGCCGAGCAGGACGTCCCGGCCGCGCTGCGCCAGTACGGGCGGGTCCGGTCCCGCCGCGCCAACAAGATCGTCCAGCACTCCCGGCTGCTCGCCCGGCTGGGGCACACCACGAACCCCCTGGTGGGCCGGATCCGTGACGCGCTGATCAGCTCCATGAAGCGCCGCGAGGAGACCTACCGGGACAAGGAGCTGTTCAGCTACAGCCCTTGA
- a CDS encoding class I SAM-dependent methyltransferase, with product MTNLADYVFHNVPAQLSPLEEFLDPFTRAELAEIAPAPGGRFLDLGAGGGSVTRMLSEIAGASGTVAAVDQDTHMVAPAPNVSIHTQDLSTGEPLPAEGPFDLVHARLLTHHLENRVEFVHQLAGSLKPGGWLLLGEFVRSAPKVVSAPSEKHAEAFVRVLDGLYDVMTARHTHGAWGHEVHATMLDAGLTDVRTQWHYQSWTGGGHGCRLFENNVSQKRDAMIEAGFDAADIDLFLASMHDPAMVVRSHEFVSIRGRRG from the coding sequence ATGACCAACCTCGCCGACTACGTGTTCCACAACGTCCCCGCGCAGCTCAGCCCGCTGGAGGAGTTCCTCGACCCCTTCACCCGCGCCGAACTCGCCGAGATCGCGCCCGCGCCGGGCGGCCGCTTCCTCGACCTGGGCGCCGGCGGCGGCTCGGTGACCCGGATGCTGTCCGAGATCGCCGGCGCGTCGGGCACCGTCGCCGCGGTCGACCAGGACACCCACATGGTGGCGCCCGCCCCCAACGTCTCCATACACACCCAGGACCTGAGCACCGGCGAGCCGCTGCCCGCCGAGGGCCCGTTCGACCTGGTGCACGCCCGGCTGCTGACCCACCACCTGGAGAACCGGGTGGAGTTCGTGCACCAGCTCGCCGGTTCGCTGAAGCCGGGCGGCTGGCTGCTGCTGGGCGAGTTCGTCCGTTCGGCGCCCAAGGTCGTCTCCGCTCCCAGCGAGAAGCACGCCGAGGCGTTCGTCCGGGTCCTGGACGGCCTCTACGACGTGATGACGGCCCGTCACACCCACGGCGCCTGGGGCCACGAGGTGCACGCCACCATGCTCGACGCCGGGCTGACGGACGTGCGCACCCAGTGGCACTACCAGAGCTGGACCGGCGGGGGCCACGGCTGCCGCCTCTTCGAGAACAACGTCAGCCAGAAGCGCGACGCCATGATCGAGGCGGGCTTCGACGCCGCGGACATCGACCTGTTCCTCGCCTCGATGCACGACCCGGCGATGGTCGTCCGCAGCCACGAGTTCGTGTCCATCCGCGGCCGGCGTGGCTGA